In Oryzias melastigma strain HK-1 linkage group LG6, ASM292280v2, whole genome shotgun sequence, the DNA window caGCCTGTTATTTTTAGACTGGAATGTGGAGCTCAGTAACAGTGACTCAACTGGAGCGCTCACGTCCAACAGGTGATGGAGTTTCTAATGATTTTCTAACCCAAACAGCTGGACGTGATCTGGTGCTTGAGTCAGGAAACGTTTGATTTGGGACTGGACTGTGATGACATCATGATGAACTGCATTCATTGGATGTTCCTGCTGAAGCCCTTCTCAGCAGCTCAGGCTGAAAGCTAGATGGCAGCACAGTTCTGTTCATGAAGCGCCTCGTCTGCCTGTCACAGCTCCCAAGATGATTCACACGCAAGAACAAACTTTATTACACACTTTAGATAcattatttaagttaaaattaaaattgtttcagTTATGAAatcataaacaaatgtttaaaactgagGATTTCTCACTATGCAGTGGTACAAAGTggtaaaaaaacatatatctaACTACAACATCTATAGGATGGGTACATGTTGTCTATATTGCACGTAAGTAGTTCACatcttccttttattttgagattagcagttttggggcatttttctcaGTTCACGAGTGTTTGAAAGCTTGTGTCTTCACATGAATGTTCTGATCCAAACTCATCAATCAAAGACGATCAAAGCTGCACCTTAGCAAGTCTGGACAATCTTGTCTAGCTTTAGTGAATTAGCCTTCACCCAGAGTGACCTGAGCTCCTTCTGATGCAGAGCGAGCAGCTGTGAATCTGTGGAACGAAACTTCTCAAGGGGCTCAGTCTTCACTTGCAGCTGGCAAACAAGCCCGACTGAAGATTTCCTCCACGCCTCCCATTGGCCACTACGGGTTTGTGCGTTTCCTGctctcctgcagcagctcttcACAGCACCTCCTGTCGCTCCCGCCGTGGACTGAAAGCTCAGACAGCTCTGAGGGGGAGCGGCGGCGCCGGCCGTAACCGTTGAAGCCCATCTTTTTGGGGGGGGCGCAGGGCTCCCTCTGCTTGTTGTTTGTCTCGTGCAGCAGGTGGACCAGGTCGTGGTACAGACATGTGATCAGGGCGCAGCCGGACggttttgttgaccttttgGATCGTATGACcgggctgcagacagacagatttggagtttttacagatttaaaacacattattgTTTGAAAACAACTGCTCCTTTATCACATTTCTGATGCTTTCATTTACCTTAATGATGGGGATGGAGCTGTCCCACCGCGGAGGTCGGAGGACGTCCCGTCAGCCGTCGTCAGGCTGCGATGCATTTCCCGCCTCGCGTGGTTCAGCAGCCAAACTCtgaacctggaaaaaaaagtattaggACATAATGACCTTCATGGTTAATAAGTATCACATGGAAGCAAAGctttctaggaaaaaaaaaaactaaaacgtaTGGgagcttctttaaaaaaattaacctcAATCTTTTCAGTTCCACAAAAAGTCTCCAATCAACTTtggtttttgctttgatttctgtTGACCCTTTAACTCCTgtaacacttaaacacaaaatctctaacatactgtaatattttaattgttaacatgataattccagcagattttcttCTCACAGTGCTCTTCTCCTTCAgtatctactggaattatcgtgttaactattaaaaaattacagtaaatcaaagaacatagaCCCTGGAGCTTCGGGGTTAAAAGGTTAAACaccaaagaaatgcaaaaactcaTGACTCTACTTGAGAAcagacaaacaataaaatgggaaagaaataagaaaagagTTCGAGGCCTTTGTTAAACTGTTGATCCACTCTGTAGATCTGGAGAAGTGTGGCGCCTCACCTTTTCTTCAGGGTGGTGTCCGGCTCTCCTGTGGCAGCATTGACCGGTGGCAGGGCAGCAGTGAAGACACAGCAGCAAAGGAGCGTCTGCAGGGAGATTCTCATTCTGGCTTGGAGCTGCAGGGAAACcacattttagaattttgttttttacagatttgtttttcttttaaaaatgttgtggaaTATCAagcaaaaacctattttttacTTAAGTCTTTTCTTGACTGTTAATAAACTTAAATCCTTCTATGTTGTTCATCATTTAATCGAAAAGTTCTAAAGAAAATCTGACCgacacattaaaataatctgaaaagTCACTCACCTCAGGCACCTCCAGGGGTTaggagttttttaaatttttttaataaaatagttcTGTGAAGATTCTGCCATGAGTTTAGGGATCACACCGCTAACATTAGAGGCTTTatagagggagggagggagctGTACCTGAATGCCAGGCCCAGTGGGAGGGGCCATTTCAACCCCCACGGAGAGTCATCCCAAAAATATTCTCCTATGTGCTGGAATTGAGGTCTTAAAATAGCATACTgaggaaaacagaaatttaTGGTCAGTTTTTGATGTGAGTGAGagataatttcttaaaaaatattgatatttttgagAGTACTGTTTAATCATAGCAACGGAAGAACTTTGTCCATCCGCACAGACTTTGCTTGAAGCGGTTTGCTCCTGGGGCTGTTAGGGTTCTTTCAGTGGCCAGTAAAGAGAGTAAATGTTAAATCACGTGTGCCTTTAATAGCTCTGTTTCAAGCACAGACACTCATCTGGTATTCTGAATGGCTTCAAGGAATTAATTTGCTTAAATTATTACAGTGTTGTGATGGTAACTGCACGGCGCAGAGACATTTAAAAGGTGAACTTTTGTCTCATACACGGAAGTAGACAAAGCCATTTAACCCTTCCTAATGCTGCAAAAACTCACCTGCAAGTTCACGTTTATAGATCAGCTATACTCTCATCCAGCTGCAACACCAACATCTaagacaaaaggagaaaaaaaattaaacatcagTCAAACTAtggtaaatattaaaaaaaaaagattgtctGAAAACTTAGTttgaagttccactccaaccatctttatcatctgttttaaagtgttcccggTGGCCTTTTTATTGTATGAATGCTTGGTAAGCATTGACATTATAGTGagtctcctgctcctttctgtatgttttttagtAAGTAAAAAcgtaatcacactttcagcaatcttggtatcaaaacgttcagtttgttcaaaacattactgcttgtatttttagtatttacagtttagcttctatttcagctacaggctaacgtctcctgctagcttacagggCCTCACACCCCcgacctaacattagcagtgcaacaaaatagTGAGGAATATCGTTTCTATCTAGCCGTGTGGTTTATGCGACcaagtattagggccactttctgaagaaaattttattttttaaattatgactttaaatctcgtaactTTACGAGAAataagttgtatatttatgacttttaaagtcataggctacatttatgacttttaatctcgtaatcgtaaatttacgagaagaAACTCGTAAatctatgagatttaaagttgtaaatttacgaaattaaaagtcataaattaatgagaaaagaaccaaaTTTGTCTGTTTATCGGAGTCGTGcttgaagatgaaagacgtggattatctttgaagatttatttccagatcggtggtaaaaacaaagaaattctgaaccttttggtgactcaaaatcaaagtatttctgggttcggtgtcggtagtacggagtttcatatgtaaaagaAAGAGTTCAAAGATACATGTTCATCAGGACCGTCACTTTACTTTGCCTTTCATATCCCAGAAGCCCTTTCGCCTCCTTACGTCAtgtctctgacatgcgcagaaactagaaaccaaaggagaaagTAAACAGAGCTTCGGACGCCTCCTTCTCCAAATGCAACGTCCtgtctcaacacaaaacaacattgAGAAATGACAATTGTCTGTTACGTTAGCACaacattgaaaattcagaaaactagtCCTCTTAGTCAGAAacatcacagagttggaggagatctggtctgtcGCTGAGGAAGAAATGAGTGGAAGTGAACAGCTGCTTCATCGACgagatctgcagagatcctgcaagctgccaatcaatgaataaaacattaataaactgtaaatcaaacacagaaacttgcAAACATCTCACAGTTTGGTCGGTCTGCTTCAGCTCACGCCATAAATTCGCTGGACTGTAGACTCCCTTCAATTTtgataaatttacgagaaaaaaggcgtaatttacgagattaaaactaatacatttacgagattaaaagtcgtgaTTTTACAAGATTCAAAGTCGTAATTTTTCGAGAAAGAAACTCGcaatattacagttttttttttttttggccccaatACTCCGTCGCaggtttagatccagattccagatcaatcgaggaaaacaaagatgttcatggatctatttgtggtCTGCCTAGacccatacacacacaaacgATCTTTTTCTAATGATATTTTCGCATGTGCTTCTGTTTCACATCAATCTGAATGAACAATGATCTGAAATGCAGTtatgagcttcattttctttatatttgtcctccatcatcagaaaagtcccaCAATACCAAAAACATGATATCCGTCAAAGAAGGTCTGAGTTAAAGTGGttggttctaaaaaaaaaatgcagttttaactaAGAGAGCAGAGAACactgttttattgttcaaagaaaaaaaaagtataaaactcTGTCAAAGGTAAAAATGCAGCAGTAAGGATTTTTAGCATGTCTTTATCTTTCCATCAAATCATTGTTGGGAAATTTTGGCTCTGTTTGTTTTGCGGCATCGCTTCAGTTCATTGAGGATTGCAGTCATTCATTTATGTGCATATTTTGAAACTTacaaaacaaagtttcagtcctTTAAGTTCTAGATTCTAATCTGGAACACTGTTGATGTGAAATCCCATCAGTCCACTTTCTGGACCTGCTTAATCATCCCCTGGTCACAAgactgctggagcctatcctagctactgttgaACGAAGGTGGAGTAAAACCTGGGTGAGTACCCCGTGCATTGCAGAGCTACTCAGACACAAACAACCCCACACATTTCTATTAACACCTAGAGACAATGTAGTCACCAATCagtgtgtgaagcatgtttctggacaGTCTGAGGAAGCTGGAGTTCCTGTGGATACTAACCCATGAATGGAGCCAGCGGGATTTGAACCTGTGAAGTCAGAGTGATAACCACCACTCTACTGTGCAGCCTGATGGGAAAttatcattttcttttggaATTGTTTGGTGTAGAGACTTTTTGGTCTtgctgcagaaaagaaaaatgcttgACTGGAAAGTCTGTTTGGTTCTTTTGACACGATGACAGAACacttcataatttttttaaccagaaaatgttgttttcacagACAAGCATTTTTTGAAGAACTAGGACAAGGAGATGCCTTTGAAAGGGCTCTAACCTAAGACTCCATTGTTTAATTGGGAGACCTAAAGGCTCTCGTGGGCAATGGTAGTTATACCTGGAAGGATGAAACCGCTTCCCTGAACTGAACCTTGGTGGTCCTTTGTGGCTAGACTTCTGTGCCAATCAGTTTGTCTATAACACAGTTTTTCTCCATGGTTTTAGTGTGTTTCTCTCAACAGAATTAAACTTCACAACAGTTAGTGTGACCTCCACAGCATTCACTCATTTGTTCACAACCTAGAGTCAGTTTCACGTTCATTTCATCCAATAACATCATTTTGGACACAAAGCAAATGAGTACGTACAAATCTCTACAACTGTATCACTTTGGACTTACTTTCNNNNNNNNNNNNNNNNNNNNNNNNNNNNNNNNNNNNNNNNNNNNNNNNNNNNNNNNNNNNNNNNNNNNNNNNNNNNNNNNNNNNNNNNNNNNNNNNNNNNNNNNNNNNNNNNNNNNNNNNNNNNNNNNNNNNNNNNNNNNNNNNNNNNNNNNNNNNNNNNNNNNNNNNNNNNNNNNNNNNNNNNNNNNNNNNNNNNNNNNNNNNNNNNNNNNNNNNNNNNNNNNNNNNNNNNNNNNNNNNNNNNNNNNNNNNNNNNNNNNNNNNNNNNNNNNNNNNNNNNNNNNNNNNNNNNNNNNNNNNNNNNNNNNNNNNNNNNNNNNNNNNNNNNNNNNNNNNNNNNNNNNNNNNNNNNNNNNNNNNNNNNNNNNNNNNNNNNNNNNNNNNNNNNNNNNNNNNNNNNNNNNNNNNNNNNNNNNNNNNNNNNNNNNNNNNNNNNNNNNNNNNNNNNNNNNNNNNNNNNNNNNNNNNNNNNNNNNNNNNNNNNNNNNNNNNNNNNNNNNNNNNNNNNNNNNNNNNNNNNNNNNNNNNNNNNNNNNNNNNNNNNNNNNNNNNNNNNNNNNNNNNNNNNNNNNNNNNNNNNNNNNNNNNNNNNNNNNNNNNNNNNNNNNNNNNNNNNNNNNNNNNNNNNNNNNNNNNNNNNNNNNNNNNNNNNNNNNNNNNNNNNNNNNNNNNNNNNNNNNNNNNNNNNNNNNNNNNNNNNNNNNNNNNNNNNNNNNNNNNNNNNNNNNNNNNNNNNNNNNNNNNNNNNNNNNNNNNNNNNNNNNNNNNNNNNNNNNNNNNNNNNNNNNNNNNNNNNNNNNNNNNNNNNNNNNNNNNNNNNNNNNNNNNNNNNNNNNNNNNNNNNNNNNNNNNNNNNNNNNNNNNNNNNNNNNNNNNNNNNNNNNNNNNNNNNNNNNNNNNNNNNNNNNNNNNNNNNNNNNNNNNNNNNNNNNNNNNNNNNNNNNNNNNNNNNNNNNNNNNNNNNNNNNNNNNNNNNNNNNNNNNNNNNNNNNNNNNNNNNNNNNNNNNNNNNNNNNNNNNNNNNNNNNNNNNNNNNNNNNNNNNNNNNNNNNNNNNNNNNNNNNNNNNNNNNNNNNNNNNNNNNNNNNNNNNNNNNNNNNNNNNNNNNNNNNNNNNNNNNNNNNNNNNNNNNNNNNNNNNNNNNNNNNNNNNNNNNNNNNNNNNNNNNNNNNNNNNNNNNNNNNNNNNNNNNNNNNNNNNNNNNNNNNNNNNNNNNNNNNNNNNNNNNNNNNNNNNNNNNNNNNNNNNNNNNNNNNNNNNNNNNNNNNNNNNNNNNNNNNNNNNNNNNNNNNNNNNNNNNNNNNNNNNNNNNNNNNNNNNNNNNNNNNNNNNNNNNNNNNNNNNNNNNNNNNNNNNNNNNNNNNNNNNNNNNNNNNNNNNNNNNNNNNNNNNNNNNNNNNNNNNNNNNNNNNNNNNNNNNNNNNNNNNNNNNNNNNNNNNNNNNNNNNNNNNNNNNNNNNNNNNNNNNNNNNNNNNNNNNNNNNNNNNNNNNNNNNNNNNNNNNNNNNNNNNNNNNNNNNNNNNNNNNNNNNNNNNNNNNNNNNNNNNNNNNNNNNNNNNNNNNNNNNNNNNNNNNNNNNNNNNNNNNNNNNNNNNNNNNNNNNNNNNNNNNNNNNNNNNNNNNNNNNNNNNNNNNNNNNNNNNNNNNNNNNNNNNNNNNNNNNNNNNNNNNNNNNNNNNNNNNNNNNNNNNNNNNNNNNNNNNNNNNNNNNNNNNNNNNNNNNNNNNNNNNNNNNNNNNNNNNNNNNNNNNNNNNNNNNNNNNNNNNNNNNNNNNNNNNNNNNNNNNNNNNNNNNNNNNNNNNNNNNNNNNNNNNNNNNNNNNNNNNNNNNNNNNNNNNNNNNNNNNNNNNNNNNNNNNNNNNNNNNNNNNNNNNNNNNNNNNNNNNNNNNNNNNNNNNNNNNNNNNNNNNNNNNNNNNNNNNNNNNNNNNNNNNNNNNNNNNNNNNNNNNNNNNNNNNNNNNNNNNNNNNNNNNNNNNNNNNNNNNNNNNNNNNNNNNNNNNNNNNNNNNNNNNNNNNNNNNNNNNNNNNNNNNNNNNNNNNNNNNNNNNNNNNNNNNNNNNNNNNNNNNNNNNNNNNNNNNNNNNNNNNNNNNNNNNNNNNNNNNNNNNNNNNNNNNNNNNNNNNNNNNNNNNNNNNNNNNNNNNNNNNNNNNNNNNNNNNNNNNNNNNNNNNNNNNNNNNNNNNNNNNNNNNNNNNNNNNNNNNNNNNNNNNNNNNNNNNNNNNNNNNNNNNNNNNNNNNNNNNNNNNNNNNNNNNNNNNNNNNNNNNNNNNNNNNNNNNNNNNNNNNNNNNNNNNNNNNNNNNNNNNNNNNNNNNNNNNNNNNNNNNNNNNNNNNNNNNNNNNNNNNNNNNNNNNNNNNNNNNNNNNNNNNNNNNNNNNNNNNNNNNNNNNNNNNNNNNNNNNNNNNNNNNNNNNNNNNNNNNNNNNNNNNNNNNNNNNNNNNNNNNNNNNNNNNNNNNNNNNNNNNNNNNNNNNNNNNNNNNNNNNNNNNNNNNNNNNNNNNNNNNNNNNNNNNNNNNNNNNNNNNNNNNNNNNNNNNNNNNNNNNNNNNNNNNNNNNNNNNNNNNNNNNNNNNNNNNNNNNNNNNNNNNNNNNNNNNNNNNNNNNNNNNNNNNNNNNNNNNNNNNNNNNNNNNNNNNNNNNNNNNNNNNNNNNNNNNNNNNNNNNNNNNNNNNNNNNNNNNNNNNNNNNNNNNNNNNNNNNNNNNNNNNNNNNNNNNNNNNNNNNNNNNNNNNNNNNNNNNNNNNNNNNNNNNNNNNNNNNNNNNNNNNNNNNNNNNNNNNNNNNNNNNNNNNNNNNNNNNNNNNNNNNNNNNNNNNNNNNNNNNNNNNNNNNNNNNNNNNNNNNNNNNNNNNNNNNNNNNNNNNNNNNNNNNNNNNNNNNNNNNNNNNNNNNNNNNNNNNNNNNNNNNNNNNNNNNNNNNNNNNNNNNNNNNNNNNNNNNNNNNNNNNNNNNNNNNNNNNNNNNNNNNNNNNNNNNNNNNNNNNNNNNNNNNNNNNNNNNNNNNNNNNNNNNNNNNNNNNNNNNNNNNNNNNNNNNNNNNNNNNNNNNNNNNNNNNNNNNNNNNNNNNNNNNNNNNNNNNNNNNNNNNNNNNNNNNNNNNNNNNNNNNNNNNNNNNNNNNNNNNNNNNNNNNNNNNNNNNNNNNNNNNNNNNNNNNNNNNNNNNNNNNNNNNNNNNNNNNNN includes these proteins:
- the admb gene encoding pro-adrenomedullin; translation: MRISLQTLLCCCVFTAALPPVNAATGEPDTTLKKRFRVWLLNHARREMHRSLTTADGTSSDLRGGTAPSPSLSPVIRSKRSTKPSGCALITCLYHDLVHLLHETNNKQREPCAPPKKMGFNGYGRRRRSPSELSELSVHGGSDRRCCEELLQESRKRTNP